The genomic stretch GAATTTCGTTGAAGCCACCGTCGGTGTCGTTCTCGTCACCAGTGAAGCGCCACTCCAGACGACCGAAAGCGGTCAGGTCGGAAGTTACTTCCTGGCTCATGCGGAAGCCCAGACGAGAAAAAACGTCTACGAACTCTTCGCCGTTGTCTTGGAAGTTGCCGTTGGAGTCATACTCCGGGCCGCCACCAGCAACGCCCATGGCGATACGGCCATAAACGTCCAGTTTGGTGCCGTCTTGGTCATAAACGGTCGCCGCTTGAGCGGCAGCGGAGGCGCCCAGGGCACCAACAATAGCAGTCGCTAAAAGTGTCTTTTTCATGATGTAGGTTCCTTAACTAGCTTACTGTTTCGATCGTTATTACTGGCCTTCAAAGAAGCCAGTAAGTGGCTTGCGGGCCATGCTCTTTTTCTCATCCACCGGTTTTTCCCGGTGGTATGCGACATGTCCTCAACAAAGCCTTGTTATAGTCCAATGCTCGCAGGTCAAACTCTATACCGGGATTCCAGGGAACGCAATAGAAAAAAACAGTGTTTTTTTACGATTTGTGTTTTTTTATGGAACCCACAGCACGGCCTCGGGTCTCAGCGGCCTTCGAATTTTTGCTGCAAGCCTTTTAGTTTCTCTTCCATGCTAAGCGGCTTTTTCTGCTCGATTTTTTCGGACGTTACTGGTTTTGAAGCAGGCTGTTGGTCGCGTCGATGTAGCTTGTCAGCCCTGGCCTTCGTTTTATTAGCGCTGCTTTTTGCAGGGGTGGCCGAGCGGTCAGACGCATTTTTCGTGGGCGACTCGTGTCGACGCTCACTGGCATGTTGCGCAGCTTCTTTATCCACTTTACCCGCAGGCTGACCGTCTAAATCGACACGTTCGGCCCCTTCGCGCATGGATTTGATATAGCGCGGTAAATTGACGTAGTTGGCCAGCGCGCGGCGAATCAACTTGCCAGACCAAGGTTCGCGTTCGGCCAAATCTTGGTGAATGCCTACCTTCAAGGGCTTGGTATGCCCTTTAAAGAAAGCATTCGGGTAGCGCTGATACCACTGTTTCAGCAGCGCTTGCGGCGAAGGTGGTGCGGCGGGCGTGTCAGGCGCATCTGGCTCTGCCGAGCTGGTAACGCTCGGCGCTGGCTGAGGCAGTGATTGGGAAGCATGACTATCCGCTGCCGAGCGCTCTGTTTCAGCGGCGTGCATAGGGGCAGGCGTTTCTGGAGCGTGAGCCGTCAGTGCCGCGAGTTGTTGCTTTAACTGCTGATTCTCCTCGCGCAGCGCAGTGAGTTCGGCATTTTTTTGTTCGAGCCGTGTTTCTAACGTTTCTAATAGATGCAGTACGCTGGCGGCCATAACCCCCTCCTTTGACCTGATCAGTCGCTGACGCGCTCGTACACAACGAAGTCGTAGTTCGGCTGCCCTTCCGCTGGCTGGCCGGGTACACGCTGGACTTCTTGCCACTCGTCCATGGAAAACTCGGGGAAGTGGGCGTCGCCCTCGACCTCGATATCGACTTCCGTGATGTAGAGACGTTGTGCAAACGGTAAAGCTTGACGATAAATCTCGCCGCCACCCATGACCATGACTTCTTCCGCCGCCTCGATGGTCGCCTGCTGATCGGCCAGCGCTAACGCAGCGGGCAGTTCGTGGCACACGCGCGTACCTTCGGCGCTAAAATGGGTATCCCGAGTGACCACGATATTGAGTCGGTTAGGCAGCGGCTTACCGATGGAAGCATAGGTTTTGCGTCCCATAACCAGCGGCTTGGCCTGTGTCATGCGTTTGAAAAACTTCAAATCTTCGGGCAAGTACCAGGGTAGCTTGCCATCGACGCCGATGACGCGATTCTTGGCCATGGCGACGATCATCGCGACGGGCACCAGCGATTCATAAGCGGTGGCTTGCTGACTCATACGGCTACCTTTGCTTTGATATGCGGATGTGACTCATAGCCTTCGATCTGAATATCATCGAAAGTGAAGTCGAAGAGGTTTTTGATATCGGGATTGAGCGCCAGCGTAGGTGGCGCCATGGGCGTACGGCTGAGCTGCTCTTGAGCCTGTTCGAGATGATTGCTGTACAGGTGCGCATCCCCTAGCGTGTGCACGAATTCACCCGGTTTTAGCCCCGTGACCTGGGCCACCATGCTAAGAAGCAGCGCATAACTGGCGATATTGAAGGGCACGCCCAAGAAGATATCGGCACTGCGCTGGTATAGCTGGCACGAGAGCCGACCGTTGGCGACGTAGAACTGAAACAGGCAGTGGCACGGAGGCAGCTTCATTTCATCGACTTGGCCGGGGTTCCATGCGGATACGATCAACCGACGCGACTGCGGATTCGTGCGAATCTGTTCGAGCACATTGGTAATTTGATCGACACTGCCGCCGTTGGGATTTGGCCAGCTACGCCACTGATAGCCATACACGGGCCCCAGATTGCCGTTTTCGTCGGCCCACTCGTCCCAAATACGCACGCCGTTCTCTTTAAGATACCCAATGTTGGTATCCCCTTTCAGAAACCACAAAAGCTCGTGGATGATGGAGCGCAAATGCAGCTTTTTCGTCGTCAGCAGCGGGAAGCCGCGTGAGAGGTCAAAGCGCATTTGATGCCCAAACACCGAGCGCGTCCCCGTGCCGGTGCGGTCGCCACGGTCAACGCCCTGCTCCAGCACGGTACGCATCAGATCTAGGTAAGGCTGTTCAAGCGCAGGTAACGTTGATGTCATGGCAGGCGTGGGCGTTGTTGCAGTCACAGAAGTTCCAGATTAACAGCGAATGTGGGGCTGTATTCTAGGCCGCTGGCCGCTGATTGGCTACCAACGAGAGCGCGTCCCCACCATTCACCATTTACCAATTACCAATTACCACTTCGCATCCACAGACTGATGACGCGACCACGCCATGAACACCACTCCTAATGCAATCATGGGTAACGTAAGCAGCATGCCCATGGTGACCCAGCCGAAGGCGATGAAGCCGATATGGGCATCAGGCATACGAACGAACTCGACCAAGAAGCGGAACACACCGTACCCCAGCAGGAAGAGGCCGGAGATGAAGCCACGCGAGCGCGGCTTGGCGGAAACCCACCAGAGAATGGCGAATAGCACCACCCCCTCTAACAGCGCCTCATAGAGGGCCGAGGGATGTCGTGGTTCTGGCCCCATGCCGGGAAAGGGCATACCCCAGGGTAGCGAGGTGATGCGCCCCGGCAGCTCATGGTTGATGAAGTTACCGATACGTCCCGCCCCCAGGCCAATGGGCACGAGCGGTGCGATAAAATCGGTCAGCGCGATGAATGCCAACTGTTTGCGACGCGCGAAGAGCCAAGCAGCTAGCAGTACGCCCATCAAGCCACCGTGGAAACTCATACCACCGTCCCAAACGCGGAAGATCCAGAGCGGGTCGGCCAGCCACTGCTCTAAGCCGTAGAACAGGGCATACCCTAAGCGCCCACCGGCGACCACGCCAATGGCACAGTAGAAAAGCAGATCGCCGATATCGTCTTTGGTCAGCCCAAGCCGTGGGGCGCGTTTGCACCCTAGCCACCAAGCGGCCACGAAGCCGACGACGTACATGAGGCCGTACCAATGTACCTGCAACGGGCCGAGGGAAATCGCGACAGGATCTATCGTTGGGTAGTTGATCATTCACTTTCTCTATTCGAATAAAAGAAATGCCACCACTTGCCACAGCGGGTTACGCCAGTATGAAGCGTAACCCCACCACGGCGAGCAGTGCAGCAAAGCAGTAACGAAGCACATGGGCGGGCAGCACGTGCGCCAAACGCACGCCGAGGCGGGCGAAGGGTACACTGGTGACGACGATGCCAATGAACGCAGGCCACATCACGAACCCGGTAGCCCAGGGCGGCAATAAGGGGTTGCCCCAACCCACCACGACGAACGTGACGGCCCCCACCGCCGCTATTGGTAAGCCACAGGCGGCAGAGGTTCCCACCGCTTGTGTCATGGTGGCACCACAGCGTGAAAGCCAGGGCACGGTCATCGCGCCACCGCCGATACCAAATAGCGCAGAAATGGCTCCCACCACGCCTCCCGCCACGGTCATGGCGACCTTGCCAGGGGCCAATGTGCCCGGCTTGGGCGTCAGCCCCATGAGCATTTTGGTGGCGAGCAGGAGCACGAACACGCCGAATAAGGTGCCTAGCACGGTGCCCGACAAATTACCGGCGATGAAAACGCCCGCAATGGCCCCCAACATCAACCCGGGTAGCAGCGCTAAAAACCACGCACGATGTACGCTGCCTTTACGAAAGTGGCCTAGCGCAGAGGACGCCCCCGTCACGACAATGGTGGCCAGCGAGGTGCCCACTGCTAGGTGCATGGTGATCTCGGGGGAAATGCCCTGTAAGCCGAAAGCAAATACCAAGACGGGCACAATGATGATGCCCCCACCCACACCGAACAAACCGGCCATGGTGCCAGCCGCGGCACCTAGCAATAAGTAACTGGCCAAAATGGCTGCAAAGGTCATTCGTTGGGCTTCTCCAGGGCGTTAGGCAGCCATTTTTTGATCATGCCGTGCAGGGTATCGGGCTGATAAGGTTTGGCGAGGATATCGTCGAGCCCTGCGTTCGCACAGGTGTCTTTGCCCGCGTTATCGGCATTGGCCGTCAGGGCGATCATGACGCTGCGCTTGGAGGAGTGCTGCGCTTCGTACTGTCGCCAGCGGCGGGTGGTTTCCAACCCATCCAGGGTGGGCATGAAGATATCCATGAACACCAAGTCATAGAAAGCCGACTGCTGACGCTCCAGTGCCTGCTCGCCGCTACTGACTCCCTCTACCTGAAGCCCTTGCGACTCCAGCATTTGCCGCGCCAGCATCAGGTTTACGGGGCCATCATCGACCACCAACACCCGCGGACTTTGCTCATCAGAAATGGGTAGGTCGTAGGTATTGGCCTCGTTCACGCTCTGTTGCACGAAATTCGCCAACAGCGAGCGAATATCCGCCAGCCGCTCGCGAACGTGGGTGACGTTCTGTCGACAGGCATCGGACGCCTCGTCGGTCAGCATGGTGCCCAGATGATCGAACAGGCTGTCGGCTTCACGCTGCATGAGCGTCAGGTAGCCAGACTTTAGACGCGACTCCTCTCGGGCGCGCTCTCTTCCCGCCATGAGGTGCTTTAGCTGCTTTTGCTGGTGGTGTAAGTCTTCCAAGAGGGCCTGATCGGACTTGGGCTGCTCAGTGGCTTCCCCAGCCACATGGCCATTTTTCTCTAACGCGCTCACCAAGCTCGCCAATTGATCGTTGGCGCGAGTCAGCCGTTTGAGCGGGCGCTCGTGGCTCTCTTCGTTCAACAACAGCGGGGCATGGGGCATCATCCCCTGTTGAAGCGTATCGATATGGCGCTCCAGCTCGTTGAGACCTTGCACGAACAGCGCGTCTTTAAACTTGGCGCGCGCTTTGATTAACATTAAAAACGCGCCGACGTTGAGGCAGCTACCCAATAGCAGCGTCAGCGTGAGCCACAGCGTGGTGGTCCATGACGCTTGACCCGGTGACATCAGCCAAATCACGGCCCCCACCGACACGCACAGCAACACCAATGCGGCTTGAACAAGAAGCAGGGGCCATAACACCGGCCAAATGACGGCATTCCAGAAGTGCTCTCGCTGATAGCGTTGCATCATTCTCGACTTCCTAGTTGGCAGAAGGCAGCATGCCCCTTACGTGTAGGTGGTTCACGTGGATGACCCGCGTTTCACTGCTAAGTGTACGTCGACACCGCACCCCTGTCATGCCACGCGCTCCCACCACTTCAACCAGGCGGCACGACGACTGCCGATCAAGGGCTATGTATGTGTTTAATGACCTTTCATTGGGCGCCCGGTAGCGCGACTCCGCTCCGCTTAGCAGGCAATCGCGATGAGTTTCATGCGCGCGCCACGGCTCCGCTAAGCGCTTGGCAGGACCTCCCTCTATGCGGAGGCCGCGATTTGGAGGCGGGGGGTACGTGGCTGGCAGCCAATCGGCGTGGCGTGATAGCAGCGCTCACCAACGTCCGCGACACGCGCTTGAAGACGCCCGACAGCGCTCCCAGCCGGGGCGAATTAGTTGCGGGCGTGCTCACCGCCGACGATCCGGCAGAGTGGCTCAAGGCGCTGGCTGGTCACCATGCCGAGCGCTACGCAGGCTTCAATTTACTGGTCGCCACGACCCGCCACTGCTGGCACCTGCATCGAGGTTACGAGGGCGTGTCGCTGTCGCAAGTTGCCCCTGGGGTTCATGGGCTTTCGAATGCTAGCTTGAACACGCCATGGCCTAAGCTCGAGGCCGTGCGGCAGGCGCTTGCAGGGAACGAGGCGCGTCACTGGCGGCGTCACACCGGTCACGCACTACACGATCCTGCTTTGGCCGAGCCAGCTCTCTTACCAGATACCGGCGTTGGGCTCGCACTCGAACACCAGCTGTCGGCGGCGTTCATCGTGGGCGAGCAGTATGGTACGCGCGCCACCACATGGCTGACGCTGAACGCCCTGGGCAATGCCACTCTCACCGAGCAGCGCTTTGGACCGCTCGGCCGCTTTCTGGGCGATACCACATTGACGGCCTTGAACGAGCGAGCCGTGCCCTAATCCCGAGGAGGCAACAGATGCGACAGCTGCCACTCATCCAGTCGTTTATTCAGATGCTCGTGGACTCGGGCAGGCGTATCTAGCTGCATGATCTCTTTCAGCAGCGTTTGCGCATCCGTCAGGGAGACCCGACGAATTGCGGCACGCACTTTTGGCAGGCTGGGGGCGTTCATGGAGAGGCTGGTGAAGCCCATGGCCATCAAGAGCAGTGCACCCGCCGGGTCACCCGCTAGTTCACCACACAGCGATATGGGTTTGTCGAGCCGTTTGGCATCTTGGGCGAGTTCTTGCAGCGCCCCCAGCAGCGCTGGGTGAAGCGCATCGTACAAGCTGGAGACGCGTGGGTTGTTACGGTCGACCGCCAGCAGGTACTGCGTTAAATCGTTACTCCCCACCGAGAAGAAATCGACACGCTTGGCCAGCGCGTCCATCTGGTAGATGGTGGCCGGGACCTCGATCATCACGCCCACTTTGGGGCGCTCGACGCTAATGCCCTCCTCGCCCAACTCCAAGATAGCTCGGTCGAGGAGACGAATGGCTTCATCCACTTCCTCGACGTTGGTGATCATGGGGAACAGGACATAGAGATTGCCCAAATCGTGAGACGCTTTGAGCATGGCGCGTAGCTGCACCATCAGTACTTCGGGGTGATCCAGGGTTACCCGCATGCCCCGCCAGCCCAGGAACGGGTTGGCTTCCTCGATGGGAAAGTAGGGCAAGTCTTTGTCGCCACCGATATCCAGCGTACGCATCACGACAGGCAGAGGCGCAAAGCCCTCCAACTGCTCGCGGTACATACGCATTTGCTCTTTCTCACCGGGGAAGCGCTCGGTGATCATGAACGGCACTTCGGTGCGGTAGAGCCCTACTCCCCCAATCCGGCTCTTGAGCAGTGCAGAGGCGTCCACTGCCAATCCGGTGTTCACCATCAGCGGCATCTCATGGCCGTCGGGGGTTTCGCTGGGGAGGTCTTGCTCGTGCTCCAGTACTTCGCTGAGCACTTTCTCTTCGGCAATCAAGCTGGCGTAGCGGGTTTGCAGCTCGGCAGCGGGGCGAACGAACAAGCGCCCCCGATGCCCATCGAGCACCACGGGCGCGCCATTAAGACGCGGCAGCGGCAAATCGACCATGCCCAATACGGTGGGAATACCCATGGCACGGGCCACGATCGCCACGTGAGACGTACTAGAGCCGCGAACTGAGACGAGGCCTTTGAGCTTGTCGCGGGGTACTTCCCCCAGCATGGCCACACTGATTTCATCACCGACCAGGATGGCATTATCCGGATAGGTTTCCGGCGTGGAGGGCGTATCCTCCTGCAGGTGCGCCAGCACGCGGCGGCCCAGGTCACGGATATCTGCCGCCCGCTCGCGCAGGTAGTCGTCATCGACGCGTTCAAGATACTGCACATGGCGGCGGACGACATCGGCGAGCGCCCCCGGCGCCCACTGCCCTTCACGAATACGCTTCTCTACCTCTTCGGAGAGCGCGGCTTCGCCCAGCATTTGCTGGTATACGTCAAACAGCGCCAGCTCCTGGGAGGAGATCCGGTTGACCAAGCGCTCCGCTGCCGCACGAATTTCATCGCGGGTTTTGCCGATGGCCTCTTTTAGGCGAGCAATTTCGTACTCTTGATCGCTGGGAATCAGGTCAGGAACGCTGTTAAGGTCGGCAGGCGGTGTGATTACCACGGCTTCGCCCATGGCCATACCGGGTGACGCCGCGACACCTTTGAACATGGCTTGCCCGCCGGGCAGCGCCGGGCGCGACAGGTTGCCCGTGGCTAACGCATGTGCCAGCACACCCGCCAGTTGGGCGGCCATGGTCACCAAAAAGGCTTCGTCTTCATCGTCGTAGCGACGCTTTTCCGCCTGTTGAACCACCAGCACGCCGAGCATGTGGCGCTGGTGGATGATGGGCACGCCTAGAAAGCTGGAGTAGCGCTCCTCACCGGTGGCTTCGAAGTAACGGAAATGGGAGTGCGATTGGGCATCTTCCAGGTTGAGCGGTTCGCTTCGCTTGGCAACCAGGCCCACCAAACCCTCGCCCAAAGGAAGTACCACACGCCCAACCGCTTGGGTACGCAAGCCGATGGTTTCCATGAGCACGAGCGACTCCAGCTCTTTATCGTAGAGATAAAAGGAGCACACATCGGTCTGCATGGCTTTGCGTATGCGGCGAACCATGGTCGACAGCGCGGCGTCGAGGTTTCGTGCGCCATTCACTTCTTGAATAACGCGTCGCAGCACCTCAAGCATGGACGTTTTACTATTCACTATTATCTGCCTCGCTGAGGGATTGTCCGGCTGGCTACCACTGCACTTACCCTGCAGTGATACGCGCGTTATCCTTCGTCATCTTGTGCCAAGCGCTGCACGCGCGGAGAAAGCTCCCTGAGTGCGCGCCGATAAACCTCGCGTTTGAACGGCACTACTTGCCCAAGCGGGTACCAGTAGCTCACCCATCGCCAACCGTCGAATTCCGGCTTGGGCGTGGCCGTCATACAGATCCGGTTTTCTTGGCAACGAATTTTGAGTAAAAACCACTTCTGCTTCTGGCCGATACAGACCGGCCGTGAGTGGGTACGAATCATGCGTCGTGGCAGACGGTAGCGCAGCCAGCCCCGGGTGCAGGCGACAATATCAACATCGTCGGCGGTTAAGCCGATCTCTTCGTGAAGTTCACGAAAAAGCGCTTGTTGTGGAGTCTCGCTTGCTTTGATGCCTCCCTGGGGAAACTGCCACGCATTTTGCCCTACACGACGCGCCCAAAGCAGCTGCCCCTGGCTATTGGCAATGATGATGCCAACATTGGGGCGAAAGCCGTCAGCGTCGATCACGGACATCACCTTCATAAATTTTCAGTTGTCCCCATTTTTCCACAAGGGAGACAACCGTATCAATACAATATAACGCTAAGTGGTTAAACCTAGGTGACTCTGCGATAATCCGGCGCTTTGTGTCCCACGACCAACGTCCACTATTCACCACCAACCGTAACCATAAGGGGAGCGCCGTGAGTCTGGCCATTTTCGATTTGGACAATACGCTGCTATCCATCGACAGCGATCACGCCTGGGGAGAGTTCTTGCTTGAACAGGGGGCGGTGGACCCCGTGGCGTACCGCGAAGCCAACGAACGTTTCATGGCTGATTACAATGCGGGCACGCTGGACATGGCGGCGTTTTTGGAAATGGCGCTCAAGCCGTTGGCCGATAACAGCCCCGAACAGCTAGTGGCGTGGCACCAGCAGTTCATGGCCAGCAAGATCGAGCCGCACATTCTACCCAAAGCCGAAGAGCTGCTGGCTCGGCACCGTACCAAAGGCGATACGCTGCTGATCATTACCGCCACCAACCGTTTCATCACCGGCCCCATCGCCGAGCGCCTGGGCGTAGATGATTTAATCGCCGTAGAACCCGAAATGATCGACGGCCGCTATACCGGACGTGTCGATGGCGTACCCAGCTACCGCGAAGGCAAAGTCACTCGTTTACAAGCGTGGCTGGAAGCCCAAGACCTCACGATGGACGGCGCGTGGTTCTACAGCGACTCCCACAACGACCTCCCGCTGTTGGAAAAAGTCGAGCACCCCGTCGCCGTCGACCCCGACGACACCCTACGCCAAGTGGCTGAAGAGCGAAACTGGCGAATTATGAGCCTGCGGGATTAAGGTAAGTGTCACGCATTTCTTGAGATGGCGACAGCCGCCTCGATATTACCGCCGTAATTCATCCAACCTAATGCCACCATCGGCACCCCTAGCGGGGTGCTTCGCGGGTGCGCTCCGCTTACCACGCGCTACAAGGTGCCCACCGTCAGTACGTGACACTCCGTAGCGCGGCGTAACGAATCTTGCGAGGTAACGAGCAAATGAGGCACCCGCGAAGGCGGCGATTAGCCGCCCGGATGGAGCCACCATGAACCATCAAATCTTGGTGACTCCATCGTCCCCCCTAACGTGGTGCTTCGCGGGTGTGCTCCGCTTACGCCGCGCGACAGGATGAGTGAATAGATACAAAAAACCCCGCAAGACATCTTGCGGGGTTTTGCGTGACTAACCGCTTGTTAAAAGCGCTTAGCAGGCGCGCTTAGCCAAGCAGATGCTCGACGGCAGCACGCTCTTCGCGCAGTTCTTTCTCGGTGGCTTGCATCTTCTCTTTGCTGAATGCATCCAGCTCGAAACCTTGTACGATTTCGTATTTGCCACCCTGGCAACGAACCGGGTAGGAGTAGATGATGCCTTCGGCGATGCCGTAGCTGCCGTCGGAAGGAATCGCCATGCTGACGATGCCGTCGCAACCCAGCGCCCAATCGCGCATGTGGTCGATGGCAGAAGACGCAGCAGAAGCGGCAGAGGACGCACCGCGCGCTTTGATGATGGCGGCACCGCGCTGTTGAACGGTCGGGATGAAGTCGTTTTCGTACCAGTCACGCTCGACCAGATCGAAAGCGGCTTTGCCGTCGACTTTGCACTGGGCCAGATCCGGGTACTGGGTGGCACTGTGGTTGCCCCAGATGATCATGTTTTCGACGTCCGTGACGTGCTTGCCAGTTTTTTGAGCCAGCTGCGTCAGCGCGCGGTTGTGGTCCAGACGCGTCATGGCAGTGAACTGGCCTGCGTCCAGATCCGGCGCGTTGCAAGAAGCAATCAGCGCGTTGGTGTTGGCCGGGTTACCGACGACCAACACTTTGACGTCACGGCTGGCGTGGTCGTTCAGCGCTTTGCCTTGTACAGAGAAGATCGCGGCGTTGGCTTCCAGCAGATCTTTACGCTCCATACCCGGGCCACGCGGACGCGCACCTACCAGCAGGGCGAAATCGGCATCTTTGAAGGCAACGTTCGGGTCGTCGGTGGCAACGATGTCTTGTACCAGCGGGAACGCACAGTCGTTGACTTCCATCACGACGCCGTTCAGCGCGTCCATCGCTTGAGGAATTTCGAGAAGCTGGAGAATGACGGGCTGATCCGGCCCCAGCATGTCGCCAGCGGCAATACGGAAAATAAGAGAGTAGCTGATCTGGCCGGCACCGCCGGTAATCGCAATACGTACTGGATCTTTCATCATTGCTCCTTGATGGTTCGCCTAATGGAGGTTCGCCTGGTAAAGAATAGCGCCACGATGTTATGCCCAGATGCTCAAAAACTCAATCAGACATGAGACGACTACCCATTTGCCCGCGGGCTTGGTACTCGCTGAAAACGGCCAGTTACGCTATGGTGTGACGGGCTGCGGCACCTTCCTTACCGCACTCTTTATCTTTTGTCATCCTATTTGGAACCGTGACTTCCCATGCGACGAATTCCCCCCTCTTACGCGCTGGCAAGCCTTCTGGTGCTGGCGTTAGTGGTATGGCTGGCCGTTGGCGATTTTCAGCAGTTTCAATCGTCACCTCCTGAAAGTGCAGCAGAGGAAGCCGAGACCCTTCCCCGCGTCGAGGTAAACACTCAGCAGAGCACGCCCTATATTCCCCAGCAGGTGCTGCAGGGCCAGCTGACCGCCGAGCGCGAAACGGTGCTGCGTGCCAACGTCGGGGGGTATGTAGCAGAGAAGCCGATTGAGCAAGGAGAAAGCGTGCGCCAGGGCGAAACGCTACTCGTGCTGGATAACGATGCCCTGCCCGAGCGCTTGCAGCAGGCCAGAGACGAGCTAGCGCTGGCCGAAGCCGAGTACGCTGGCGCCCAGAACTTGCGCCGTCGCGAGCTAATTTCACAACCGGAACTGCTGCGCTTACAGAGTGCGCTCAGCGGCAGCGCGGCCCAAGTAGCTCAGCTCGAGAAGCAACTACAAGACACTCGCCCTACGGCCCCGTTCGAGGGCGTATTAGACCGCGTACAGGTGGAGCTTGGCGATCTGCTCCAGCCTGGCGAAGAGTGGGCGCGCTTGATCGATGACCGCCGCTTGACCGGCACCGCCTGGGTATCTCAGCAGCAGGTAGGCGAATTGGCCGTTGGCTTGCCCGTGACGGCGCGCTTGCTCAACGGCGGCTCGCTCACCGGCGAAGTCAGCTATATCAGCAGCCGGGCAGAAGAAGCTACCCGCTCCTTCTATATCGAAGTAGCGCTCGATAACCCCGAGCGCCTGCGCCTGGCGGGCGGCAGCGCCGAGTTCACCATTACTTTGCCGCCTCGTCAGGTCCACACGCTCTCCCCGGCGCTGTTTAGCCTGGATGATCGGGGCCAGCTAGCCATCAAGCACTTGGATGACGAGGATCGTGTGGTGCAAACCGCCGTCGAGCTGGTGAGCGCCGACACCGAGCGCGCCTACGTCAGCGGACTCCCCAACCCGGTCACCCTCATTACGTTAGGGGCTGGTTTGGTGAACCCCGGCGACGCGGTAACGCCGGTGCCTGCCCAGGAAGGTGGACATGCGACAGCTGATTAATGCCGCCCTCACCCATACGCGTACTACGCTGCTGCTGCTGGTAGGGCTTCTGCTGGCGGGCACTGCTGCATGGCAGATGATTCCCAAGGAGGCGAACCCGGACGTGACGATTCCGATCATCTACGTCTCCCTCGCCCTGGAAGGTGTCAGCCCCGAAGATGGCGAGCGGCTGCTGGTCCGCCCCATGGAGCAAGAACTGCGCGGCATCGAAGGGCTGCGTAAATTTACTGCGCAATCCAGCGAAGGGCATGGCTCGGTGACACTGGAGTTCGACCCCGGTTTTGACCCAGACACCGCGCTGGCCGATGTGCGCGAGCGCGTGGATATTGCCCGCAGCAGCCTGCCCGATGAAGCTGAAGAGCCTCGGGTGATGGAGGTGAATGTCTCGGAGTTCCCCGTTCTGAGTATCGGCCTCTCCGGCGACCTGGATACCCGCGAGCGTATGACCATCGCTCGGCGACTGAAAGAGGAAATCGAAGGCATCGCCGACGTGCTGGAAGTGGACATCGCCGGGGAGCGTGAGGACCTTTTAGAAATTGTCGTCGACCCACTGGTGCTAGAGAGCTACGGCGTCGATTTTGATACCCTCTTCAACCAAGTTTCCCGCAATAACCGTTTGGTGGCAGCCGGTAGCCTGGATACCGGCGCGGGGCGGCTGGCACTCAAAGTGCCCGGCATTATCGAGTCGCTGAACGATGTGATGAACATGCCTGTAAAGGTCGAGGGTGATCAAGTCGTCACCTTTGGCGACGTGGCTTGGATTCACCCTACCTACAAAGAGGCCGAAGGGTTCGCCCGCATTGATGGTCAGCCCGCCGTGGTGCTGGAA from Halomonas meridiana encodes the following:
- a CDS encoding ProQ/FINO family protein; translation: MAASVLHLLETLETRLEQKNAELTALREENQQLKQQLAALTAHAPETPAPMHAAETERSAADSHASQSLPQPAPSVTSSAEPDAPDTPAAPPSPQALLKQWYQRYPNAFFKGHTKPLKVGIHQDLAEREPWSGKLIRRALANYVNLPRYIKSMREGAERVDLDGQPAGKVDKEAAQHASERRHESPTKNASDRSATPAKSSANKTKARADKLHRRDQQPASKPVTSEKIEQKKPLSMEEKLKGLQQKFEGR
- a CDS encoding dihydrofolate reductase, translated to MSQQATAYESLVPVAMIVAMAKNRVIGVDGKLPWYLPEDLKFFKRMTQAKPLVMGRKTYASIGKPLPNRLNIVVTRDTHFSAEGTRVCHELPAALALADQQATIEAAEEVMVMGGGEIYRQALPFAQRLYITEVDIEVEGDAHFPEFSMDEWQEVQRVPGQPAEGQPNYDFVVYERVSD
- a CDS encoding thymidylate synthase, whose translation is MTSTLPALEQPYLDLMRTVLEQGVDRGDRTGTGTRSVFGHQMRFDLSRGFPLLTTKKLHLRSIIHELLWFLKGDTNIGYLKENGVRIWDEWADENGNLGPVYGYQWRSWPNPNGGSVDQITNVLEQIRTNPQSRRLIVSAWNPGQVDEMKLPPCHCLFQFYVANGRLSCQLYQRSADIFLGVPFNIASYALLLSMVAQVTGLKPGEFVHTLGDAHLYSNHLEQAQEQLSRTPMAPPTLALNPDIKNLFDFTFDDIQIEGYESHPHIKAKVAV
- the lgt gene encoding prolipoprotein diacylglyceryl transferase, which produces MINYPTIDPVAISLGPLQVHWYGLMYVVGFVAAWWLGCKRAPRLGLTKDDIGDLLFYCAIGVVAGGRLGYALFYGLEQWLADPLWIFRVWDGGMSFHGGLMGVLLAAWLFARRKQLAFIALTDFIAPLVPIGLGAGRIGNFINHELPGRITSLPWGMPFPGMGPEPRHPSALYEALLEGVVLFAILWWVSAKPRSRGFISGLFLLGYGVFRFLVEFVRMPDAHIGFIAFGWVTMGMLLTLPMIALGVVFMAWSRHQSVDAKW
- a CDS encoding sulfite exporter TauE/SafE family protein, with translation MTFAAILASYLLLGAAAGTMAGLFGVGGGIIIVPVLVFAFGLQGISPEITMHLAVGTSLATIVVTGASSALGHFRKGSVHRAWFLALLPGLMLGAIAGVFIAGNLSGTVLGTLFGVFVLLLATKMLMGLTPKPGTLAPGKVAMTVAGGVVGAISALFGIGGGAMTVPWLSRCGATMTQAVGTSAACGLPIAAVGAVTFVVVGWGNPLLPPWATGFVMWPAFIGIVVTSVPFARLGVRLAHVLPAHVLRYCFAALLAVVGLRFILA
- a CDS encoding response regulator, with the translated sequence MMQRYQREHFWNAVIWPVLWPLLLVQAALVLLCVSVGAVIWLMSPGQASWTTTLWLTLTLLLGSCLNVGAFLMLIKARAKFKDALFVQGLNELERHIDTLQQGMMPHAPLLLNEESHERPLKRLTRANDQLASLVSALEKNGHVAGEATEQPKSDQALLEDLHHQQKQLKHLMAGRERAREESRLKSGYLTLMQREADSLFDHLGTMLTDEASDACRQNVTHVRERLADIRSLLANFVQQSVNEANTYDLPISDEQSPRVLVVDDGPVNLMLARQMLESQGLQVEGVSSGEQALERQQSAFYDLVFMDIFMPTLDGLETTRRWRQYEAQHSSKRSVMIALTANADNAGKDTCANAGLDDILAKPYQPDTLHGMIKKWLPNALEKPNE
- a CDS encoding NRDE family protein; its protein translation is MCLMTFHWAPGSATPLRLAGNRDEFHARATAPLSAWQDLPLCGGRDLEAGGTWLAANRRGVIAALTNVRDTRLKTPDSAPSRGELVAGVLTADDPAEWLKALAGHHAERYAGFNLLVATTRHCWHLHRGYEGVSLSQVAPGVHGLSNASLNTPWPKLEAVRQALAGNEARHWRRHTGHALHDPALAEPALLPDTGVGLALEHQLSAAFIVGEQYGTRATTWLTLNALGNATLTEQRFGPLGRFLGDTTLTALNERAVP